From the Mustelus asterias chromosome 14, sMusAst1.hap1.1, whole genome shotgun sequence genome, one window contains:
- the LOC144503950 gene encoding C-X-C chemokine receptor type 1-like, whose amino-acid sequence MNEHKQTQEDVEADQPDVAGEEAAQQEEWKRRRKKRRSSLRNTTQALEAGRKHSLVLQHTLDSPLTLWKYYSVFMSPNIVEAPELSSCLSLKMTSIKIIPQDISDLFENYTDMDNYTFSPKVVPCIPLINGLINIAFAVIYSLICFLAIAGNMVVIIVLTYNRHSESSTDIYLLHLAVADLLFAMTFPFWAVDAISGWVFGDAMRKIISLLQEINFYSGILILACISIDRYQSIVYSTEIQTQKRPFRIKLFCAAVWVLAIVLSLPILYKGEYTPPGISRMICYEILDGEAAETWRVTTRFLRHFIGFLIPLAVMIFCYSATIWKLCQTKGFQKQKAMKVIIAVVLAFLISWLPHNITVFIDTLMRSKLIDETCDWQNHIDRALSATQTLGFLHSCLNPILYAFIGVKFRRNLLKLLATKAILRQREKSQFERSTITYSSGLTSSNI is encoded by the exons ATGAATGAGCACAAGCAGACACAG gaggacgtggaggccgaccagccggACGTCGCTGGGGAAGAAGCCGCCCAGCAGGAGgagtggaagaggaggaggaagaagaggaggagctCGCTGAGAAAcaccacccaggcactggaggCTGGCAG AAAACACTCACTTGTTCTACAACACACATTGGATAGTCCTCTCACTCTGTGGAAATATTACTCTGTGTTCATGTCACCAAACATCGTAGAAGCTCCTGAGTTGTCCTCCTGCTTGAGTCTG aaaatgacttcaataaaaataatcccTCAAGACATTAGTGATCTTTTTGAAAATTACACCGATATGGATAATTACACTTTTAGTCCAAAAGTGGTCCCCTGCATTCCATTAATTAATGGACTTa TCAACATTGCCTTTGCTGTTATCTATAGTCTAATTTGTTTCCTTGCTATAGCAGGAAACATGGTTGTAATAATTGTATTAACTTACaatcgacactcagaatcatccACAGATATCTACCTGCTTCATCTGGCAGTAGCCGATCTTCTTTTTGCTATGACCTTTCCCTTTTGGGCAGTGGATGCAATATCTGGCTGGGTGTTTGGTGATGCCATGCGCAAGATCATCAGCTTGTTACAGGAAATTAACTTCTATAGTGGAATTCTGATCCTGGCTTGTATCAGTATCGATCGCTATCAGTCCATTGTTTACTCTACAGAGATCCAAACACAGAAGAGACCATTTCGAATCAAACTGTTCTGTGCTGCTGTTTGGGTGCTGGCTATTGTTCTGTCTTTGCCTATTCTGTACAAGGGTGAATATACTCCACCTGGTATCAGCAGAATGATCTGTTATGAGATACTTGATGGCGAAGCAGCTGAAACATGGAGAGTAACCACCAGGTTTTTGCGGCACTTTATTGGGTTCCTCATCCCGCTGGCTGTCATGATCTTCTGCTACAGTGCGACAATCTGGAAACTGTGTCAGACGAAGGGATTTCAGAAGCAAAAAGCCATGAAGGTGATCATAGCAGTGGTGCTGGCTTTTCTCATTTCTTGGCTCCCACACAATATTACTGTGTTCATTGACACGTTAATGAGGAGCAAACTCATTGATGAGACTTGTGATTGGCAGAATCATATTGACAGAGCTCTGTCTGCAACACAAACCTTGGGATTCCTGCACAGCTGCCTTAACCCAATATTATATGCATTCATCGGggtgaaattcaggagaaacttgctCAAGCTTTTGGCTACAAAAGCAATCCTTAGACAAAGAGAGAAGTCACAGTTTGAGAGATCTACAATCACCTATTCATCTGGACTCACTTCATCCAACATATAG